The following proteins are encoded in a genomic region of Amyelois transitella isolate CPQ chromosome 14, ilAmyTran1.1, whole genome shotgun sequence:
- the LOC106129183 gene encoding inactive pancreatic lipase-related protein 1, giving the protein MIRSVFVLAIALAIATGDSDDTTPSFHRNGEFNRYYLYNSRVNGQQMSLTTQSSDIIQGVTTVVIVHGHEESYQTSLNPDLRRELLESQNVNVIAVDWSIIASLSYSLAQNSVLSVGEYMAGFLALQNINPASLHLVGFNLGAHVVGVAGRRLGRVARITALDPSMSNVRLTSTDANYVEVIHTDGSSNGLGVQIGHADFFPNGGGSQPGCWGNDACSHNRAWLYFVASIRDNTFNARCCRTIRQKNLDRCRGAYLPMGGNELIKTPCSSGIYRVNTRSSYPY; this is encoded by the exons atgattagGAGCGTTTTCGTATTAGCAATAGCTTTGG CTATAGCTACCGGTGACTCCGATGACACAACTCCGAGCTTCCATAGAAATGGCGAGTTCAacagatattatttatacaacag CCGAGTGAACGGCCAGCAAATGAGCTTGACCACTCAGAGTTCTGACATCATACAGGGGGTGACCACGGTTGTGATTGTGCACGGTCATGAGGAATCCTATCAGACTTCTCTCAACCCTGACCTGAGAAGAG AACTTCTAGAGAGTCAAAATGTCAATGTGATAGCCGTGGATTGGTCTATTATCGCGTCGTTGTCGTACTCTCTAGCCCAGAACTCTGTGCTCAGTGTCGGCGAGTATATGGCTGGCTTCCTGGCCTTGCAGAACATAAACCCAGCGTCCCTTCATCTAGTGGGATTTAACCTTGGAGCTCATGTGGTTGGCGTCGCTGGCAGGAGACTTGGACGAGTCGCCAGGATCACAG CACTGGATCCGTCAATGAGCAACGTCCGACTGACCAGCACTGACGCGAACTACGTCGAGGTCATCCACACTGACGGGTCTTCCAACGGCCTGGGCGTTCAGATCGGCCACGCCGACTTCTTCCCCAACGGAGGCGGTTCCCAGCCTGGGTGCTGGGGCAACGACGCCTGCAGCCACAACAGGGCGTGGCTGTACTTCGTGGCCTCCATCAGGGATAACACGTTCAATGCCAGGTGCTGCAGAACTATACGCCAGAAGAACTTGGACCGCTGTCGTGGCGCTTATTTGCCGATGGGGGGAAATGAGTTGATTAAAACGCC aTGTTCTTCTGGAATCTACCGAGTGAACACCCGCTCCAGTTATCCCTACTAG